Proteins from a genomic interval of Coregonus clupeaformis isolate EN_2021a chromosome 4, ASM2061545v1, whole genome shotgun sequence:
- the meig1 gene encoding meiosis expressed gene 1 protein homolog produces the protein MSCAAYLDGNATPKSMSRAKQWTDEVENLYRFQQAGYRDELEYKQVKQVDLIDRWPETGFVKKLQRRDNTFYYYNRKRECADREVHKVKVYAY, from the exons ATGTCTTGTGCAGCATACTTAGATGGCAACGCAACGCCAAAGTCCATGAGCAGAGCCAAACAATGGACTGACGAGGTGGAGAACTTATACAGATTCCAACAGGCAGGCTACAGAGATGAACTGGAATACAAACAAGTAAAGCAAGTTGACTTG ATTGACAGGTGGCCTGAGACTGGGTTTGTGAAGAAGCTTCAGCGTCGAGACAACACATTCTATTactacaacagaaaaagagaatGTGCAGACAGAGAAGTCCATAAAGTGAAGGTCTATGCATACTAA